The Perognathus longimembris pacificus isolate PPM17 chromosome 3, ASM2315922v1, whole genome shotgun sequence nucleotide sequence tgcctcggatacacgaggccctaggttcgattccccagcaccacatatacagaaaacggccagaagcggcgctgtggctcaagtggcagagtgctagccttgagcgggaagaagccagggacagtgctcaggccctgagtccaaggcccaggactggcaaaaaaaaaaaaaaaaaaagagtctgataAATAGCGGTTCTTAATTATGGCTGTACATCGTaattatcaaaaataattttacaagaaATCATATGATTTTACTCCTGTACtaaaataatgagagaaaaaacaaaaaaaaaatcctctagagAATCTACCTACATTGTAGATCCTTTCTTTCAGGTAGCAACCACTAGTCCTTGTTCAATTCATTTGCATTATAGTAATATATGTAGCACTTGCAtgtatatctacacacacacgaatatatATCACATTATATAATTTATGTCCTATTTTTTTGCTGCTATTTACCTATCTTGGAGATCTTTGCATCTTAGTGCAACTTCAGTTGTATTTCTTTATAGGAAAAGATACATGAGCCATAAAGAATCTTTCTGTTCTGCATCTATGCAGTTCCCTCTCCCAGAAGCAGTCTCTATAACAGTATCTTGTGTAAACTTCCAAAATTATACTGGGAATATATAAACACACTGTTGTATTAGCTGAAGGAAgaagatcaagagtttgaggcttggggctggggatatggcctagtggcaagagtgcttgtctcgtatacatgaggccctgggttcagttccccagcaccacatatatagaaaatggccagaagtggcgctgtggctcaagtgttagggtgctatccttgagcaaaaagaagccagggacagtgctcaggccctgagtccaagccccaggactggccaaaaaaaaaaaaaaaaaaaaaagagtttgaggcTTGCCTTAGATTACATAGAGACTCTtgcctcaataaataaataaatttaataagtaAGTATGCCacaaaaccaaagggaaaaacacTATAAATTACTAGGATATAcaatcaaaaatttaaaagcacTATAATAGATTATGATTGGAGCATCAACATGATTCTCTTGGTATAGTGCTTAGCCTGAAAGCTTCTTATAAGCTTCTATCTTTTAGTACTAAAGTTATAATTGCAATAATATAGTAtttaggggagaaaagaaaagaaaagcatgttaATAACATTGTCTTTCATAACCTTTATAAATGGTTGTGTACAGTTACGAAAAAATTAGGATAATGTGGTTTTGTATCccgtttttctttttaagataatcAGGATGGTAGATTCTGATTCTATACTAAACgaacaaacagaacaatgaaTGAACCAGTCTAGGGGAAAACTCACAAGACTAGCTACTATGTTTGTCACATGGGTAAATAGGAAGAAAATGTGCCCTGTAAGGTCAGGAGACACAGCCACGACTCTGAAACCCATTCCAAATCTCTTTTGTGGGTAGTCTCCTCCTTACCTCACAAACAGCCTAAGAAATTATGGAGAGGACTggcaatatggcttagtggtagagagcttgcctagcatgcatgaagccctgggttcaattcctcagtaccatataaacagaaaaagctggaagtggcactgtgactcaagtggtagaatgctagccttgagcatagagagccttagggtcagagcccaggccctgagttcaagtcccagaaccagcaagagagagagagagagagaaactatgaGGAATACCCGTGGTTAGTACAGACAGTCCACTGTGAGGTCCTCCCTGGCTTTCGTAGTGAAAGCTGTCGTTGATGTGTCTGTCACCCTCAGGGCCATCACAGTGCAAGTCCCTGTGCCATCTGCAGGAGTGGTAGATATCCCCATCATTGAGAAGGAGGCGCAAGGCCAGCAGCATCACCACAAGGTGAGTGAGCTGTGTCTCCCTGAGGTGTGGCTTTCTGGTCTGCTTTGGAAATTACATCTTGATTTCTTTGGCTTCAGATGACTCTGGCCCCAACCTACCGTATGGACAATGGGAAAATGGTGAAAGTGCGGGCCAGCCGGAATGCCCACATCGCTGTCACACAGTACCGGGTCCTGAGCAGCACTCTGTCCTCGGCCCTCCTGGAATTGCAGCCCATTACTGGTGAGAgggcccagggctttgtgctgagTTCTGGCCTTgttttgagccactggtactgtgGATGGGCAAAGGAAGCTGACCCTGTGTTTCTCTTGCTGCTCTGAGACTTGGAGCTCTGTGGAGAGCATAAAAGTATAGTttgaatatgtttatttaaaaaaatatacaacctgggcactggtggctcacacctgtattcctagctacccaggaggctgagatctgaggtttgcggtTTCctgtcaacccaggcaggaaagcataGTAGCAGGGAGACTTATCTGCTGAGATTTATCTCtagtaaaccactcagaaaaagccagaagtggtgctgtggctcaagtgatagagtgttagccttgagcaaaaagaagctcagggacagcacccagtccctgagtattaataaaaaaaaaatacagtgcatGCCCTTGAGAATTTAAATTTGGCTGGGTTTGgtagttcatgcttataatcccagctacttgggagatagagataaggaagattgcagtttgagtccagcctgggtgAAAGTTGGCAAAGCCTTATCAGAATCCAGTATCTGGAAGTAGTGTGCATATAGTCATCCCAGTTAtgcaggaaacataaataggaggattgtggtccaggccgGTTCCTGTGTAAGCATAAGATCTTGTCATTGAAATAACTaaggtaagggctggggatatggcctagtggcaagagtgcttacctcgtatacatgaagccctgggttcgattccccagcaccacatatacagaaaatggccagaagtggcactgtggctcaagtggcagagtgctagccttgagcaaaaggaagccagggacagtgctcagcccctgcgtccaaggcccaggactgccccccccccaaaaaaagaaataactaaggTAAGAAGGGATGGGGCATAGCTTTACTAGTAGAGCACGTGAGCTGAATGTTCGttaccaccacaaaaaaagaaaagaaaaatagcatataATCCAGCATTTCGATTTCTGGGATGTTCCCAAAATAGTTAAGCAGCTGTTTTATATACTCATGGTTATGGGACCATTAGCCACAATAGCCCAAAGGTGGAGACAACCCAAATGTAATGATTGATTAATGACTTGCTTACAGTTTGCCTGGTGTTGTATGGCTGGCAATCTGGCCACACCTCCAGGcatgctttttgctgattattttggagatggagttttatggacttttctgcacaagctggcatcaaaacatgatcctctggattctcagccccccaagtaggattacaggcgtgaaccactggctctTAGCACAAAATGGGCAATATATATCTATTTTACTATAGATAAAAATGTGCAAATTACTACTACTGACTAAAAAAATCTAGGCTATCAAAAAGGATAAAGGTAAACATCAAAGTCATGATAATGGTTATGTAGAGCATTTATGTTAGTATCCTGAGCTGGCTGCTACTCTATAGCTTATAGTTTTATTACTACTACTAGTATTAGTATTGTTATTAATAGATTGTGATTGAACCCAAGGACTGGCTTATactggacaagcactctaccactgagctacacctccagctgtacatttttttttattgcttcctGGATTTGGGGCTTTGCCTACTGTGCTTTGATGTATACAATTTGAAGCAGTTGCCAGCACTGGCATTGGGTCTgtagctctctctttttttcttcaggaaTAAAGCATCAACTTCGAGTTCACCTGTCATTTGGCCTGGATTGCCCAATCCTTGGCGATCACAAGTACTCCGACTGGAATAAGCTGGCCCCTCAGGTAATACTGACTTAACCCACTGTGCTGTGCAACAGAGTAGAGAGAGAACCTGTGCTTTCTTTCTGTTAAAACACTGAAaaggcctggtactggtggctcacacgtataatcctagctactcaggaggctgagatctgaggatggcagtttgaagccagcctgggcaggaaaatccatgagactcttttctccaattaacccccagagaATTGatgtggatctgtgactcaaagtggtagagcactagccttgagcaaaaaaattcagggacagtgcccaggccctgagttcattcaagccccaggacagaccaaaaaaaaaaaacaactgaaaggaGTTACCGCAAGGAGGTATTTACTGTCTCCAGACTTGGAACCATTCCAGTTATGCAATAGTTAGCAACTTCATGGAATTTAAGAGTCCATCTACAAAAACCTTACTTCCTCATCTGCTCAGCCTTAGACCTTGTTAGGAGGTGTGGGCAAGCAGAGCAGTCTGTCTGATACAGAAGCCATCTTTTCCATCTTTCTGAGCTGTAGCCCATTCTCCCAGAAGGCTGTAGCATTGGCTAGTAAGAGGTTCTTTggtatggttctttttttttaaagctggttcTGAAGTCTTCCTAGGTCTTCCCTGAAGCAGGCTGCCCATTACAGGACGTTAGTGTTGGTGCTCTCTAAGTGAAAGTGCTCTGGCTTGTTGTGGCCACCATGGACCTTGCTCTCAGGGGTTCATCTTATCTTTGTACAGAAGCTTTCTGCTGGCACCCTGAAGAAGCTGGGGCTGCAGCAGTCGAAGGCCCGCCACATTCCCCTTCACCTGCATGCCCGGCAGCTGGTCCTGCCTGCTCTGGGGTCCAGGACAGAGGAACTGGACTTGGTTTGCAAGCCTCCTCACTTCTTTGTACGTTCTGTGCGCCGTCTGGGTTTAGTGATGCCAAGCAAGGACCAAAGCGGAGACACCCAGGCTGGACAGCCAGCCCAGTGAAGACCGGGGAGCCGCTTGACCCAGAACACTTCTTTGCTTCGTTTAATGGAACTAACTTCCTGCTTGAAATAGACTCCAGAGGAGCCATGTGGATAAGTTGAGGAAACTCCATCGCTTCGGATCTGAGCGTTTGACCACACTATGGAAAGGTCTACTGGAAGTCTCCCTGCCATACAGTATCTTTACCAAGATGGAAGAAAGCCGAAGGCCAGGCAGACTGGGGAGGAGTGAAGAACAGAGTCAGGTCAAGAGCTGTTTCCATCCAACAGCAAAGCTCATGAGCTATTAGGAAGGCTCCTGTAGCTGGAAACAACTCATTATGGTGAAACACATGGAATTCAAGGATTCTGTTGGAACTAGAACGTGGGTGCCATACTGCACAGGTGGTGAAGAAGCCTGGGAAGGGGGTGCAGGGATAGAGGTTGGGGTATCCGATAAGGAAGGGAAGCAGAGGGAACTTCCAGCTAGGTAACAGCAGTGAAGCTGAGTGAAGCTGGTGGGGTGTAAGGCATGGTGGGGACACAATAAACCAAGGAGCGCGctcacgcacgcgcgcgcacacacacacacacacacacacacacttcaagtgATTGTTAGCACCAGCTGGTGTTTGCCATGTGGGGAATGGCtttctaattttatatttttcaaagacCCGGAATCAgaatcaattttttattttttcaaaaaacctaGGAATATCTACCAGCCTGTTATCAATTAAATCAAAATTTGGAGAGACCCGAGGCAGCCACACAGATTGCTGAGCTGGATTTGGCCAGCAGGTTTCAGGTTTCTGATTCGCAGTGTGGTTTAGTACGTGATGTGGCATTCTGGGCAGGATACCACCTTGGAAGGTGTAGGTCAGTGGTTGGCATTTGTGCTGCGTGTCGTGTTTTTCCCACGTGAGGGGAGGGCTTTGATTGGTTCACAAACGTGGTTATAAAGGTGCCGCCATTAAAAAGAAAGTCTGTTTTGGAAACGGCCTCCTTGTTCTTGCGTTATTTTCCTAGATGGCTCTGCTCAACACCACTGATACTGGACATGAAGTGGGCCAAGGTGGCCCTGGGCCTCCTACTCAGTTGACCCATCCAGCTTCCATCCTGGTTCTTACAGACAATTCAGTCTTACACACAAAGACACCTTACACTGCTCTGGGCTGAGTTGAAAGTTAGAGTAGCTGTACAGTCAGGGAAAGGCCTCAACACAGCCTTTATACATCCATCCCTTCTCTACCCAAAGGACCCTTATCTGTTGTTCCTCATTCCATGGGTTCACCTACCTGTGGTCAACCACAGTCTGAGAATAGTaaacagaacattccagaaaaaaTTCGGAAGTTTTCAGTTATACTCCATTCTGTGTAGTGTGATAAAATCTTGCACTCTCCTGCTCCATGCCACCAGGGTTTTGAAGTGTCCCCTGTCTAGTGTCCCCATGCAGAATATGGACTAGCTCCTTCCTCAGTCTCTTAGTAGCTATCACATAACAGACCAAATTCTGTGTTTCAGTAACAGGATTTACGTTTAGATAGCATTTTTTGTGGACGTGATAGACTATATTCACGTGTATTTTATTACAGTAGATTGTTAAAATTGTCCTGTTTTGTGAACTGCCTCTTTATGAATTAAACTCAATCCTCGAGCTCTATATCTACAGGAAGGGCAAGACATAGGGTGGCTTATCCTACCAGGCAATCCGGCATAGGACACTGGCCACCCTCTGTGGGACTGGTAGAGTGAAAGGACGCACTGGGCACCAAACACTGCAGGTTTCAGAAGTGGATGAGCAGCTGTGTTCCAAGATGAATGCTCCACAAGTTACTCAAATAAGGGGTCAGCAGACATTCTTTGTAAAGGTCCAGTAGCAAATAGTTTAGGTTTCGTAAGTCACATCTGTGTCACAACCAATGgactgccttttttgtttttttgtcggttgtggagcttgaactcgtggccttggtgctgttgctagtgctctaccactttgagccatagctccacttatggtttttaggtgattcattggagataagagtctcacaaccttcCTGCCCGAGGTGGCTTCTAACTACAATTCTCACATTTCAGCTCCCtaatcagctaggattacaggtgtgagctactaacaCCTGGCCCGGTCTGCTTTTACAGCACTCAGACAGCTACAGATTCACAATCCTGTTGCATAGCATCAactattttgatttgatttttctcagtagttcACAAACCCATTTCTTCTTCACTTATATTATAACCCTCTGGCTTCACTTGCTTTCAGTTGACTTAAAAAAATGACTGGTTTGCTGTGGAGTACACCTCTTCATGTAGCTCACTATGATGACAGTTACCTACATTATTTTTCAGGGACTCAAAGGTTGCTTTTACTGAAAGCACTAATTGTCCCTTTGGACCTGTGAAATTGTCAGATGGATGACTGAAACGGTGCAAAGCTTAGCATCTCTGCTTTCACCTTGTATTTGTCTCCTTTGCTACCTTAACCTTTTGGGTCAATTTCTGCTCAGTGCTTTGCATGGACATGTCCATCACTTAAGAAAATGGCCGGGACTGGTCATCCACCACTGGAAAGTCTTCACCTCTCCTGATCAAATAAGGATGACTAACATATTTTCAATACTTAGGAAAGGCATCCTGATCTTGTGAGTACATGCATAGCAACTAGTACGCTTTGCTTGGAAGTTTTCCAAACCACTAGAGAGGCATTTAGAAAATCCTTTCATAACCCGAAATTCCACTCACCTTTACCTCCTTACCTGAGGCTAGAAGGGCCTTGAAACTCACATTCAGTTGTGGTGGTCTGTGTTGGCAGTCACCTGCCATCTTAGTTTGCTGACATTCTGAACAA carries:
- the Rpusd4 gene encoding mitochondrial RNA pseudouridine synthase RPUSD4, yielding MAAPCCSVPGFWNRGRSKHLGSLFTLISKTFCSTTTASRPLSAQSLAEKLRAQKQEQKQQKLAVPTNPVQRRVQELVRFTQQLQRVHPNVLAKALTRGILYQDKDLVVINKPYGLPVHGGPGVQLCISEVLPILAKMLHGHKAEPLHLCHRLDKETTGVMVLAWEKEVAHQVQELFRTRQVVKKYWAITVQVPVPSAGVVDIPIIEKEAQGQQHHHKMTLAPTYRMDNGKMVKVRASRNAHIAVTQYRVLSSTLSSALLELQPITGIKHQLRVHLSFGLDCPILGDHKYSDWNKLAPQKLSAGTLKKLGLQQSKARHIPLHLHARQLVLPALGSRTEELDLVCKPPHFFVRSVRRLGLVMPSKDQSGDTQAGQPAQ